DNA sequence from the Amycolatopsis sp. Hca4 genome:
CAGCTGCCGGTCGTCGCCGCGCTCGGGATCGGCGTGGCGGTGCTCGCGGCGCGTGCGGGCGCGGCGGCGCTGGGCGGGGAGCAGGAGCCACCGCAGCGGGAAGCACGAGTGCTGGACGTCGCGCCGGGGTCGGCCGAGGAGGGCTGGCTCCGCAGGGCATCGGCGGCGGCGGAGGGCTTCGCGTCGCTGAGCGGCTCACTCGCGTCGGGTCCGCTGGCCGAGCGCGTCGCGGACATGGAGCCGGTGGTCCGGGAGACGTTGTCGACGCTGCAGCGCTTGGCCGGCCGCGCGTCGGCGACGGGCCAGGCGCTGGCCAGGGTCGACCTGGAGGCGGTGGCGCACGAGCGGCGTCGCCTCCAGCGCGAGTTGCGCACGGCGAGCCAGGAGGTCCGCGGCGACCTCGAGCAGGCGTTGACGGCGGTCCAGGCCCAGGCGGACGTGCACCAGCGGCTGTCCGGCGCCCGCGACAAGCTGCTGGCCCAGCTCCAGTCGGGCGCACTCGGCCTGGACAGCTTGGTGGCAAGGGTCGCCGAGCTGACGGCGGCGACTTCGGACGTCACGGTGGACACGGGCGCGGTGCGCGAGCTGAGCGACCAGCTGGAGGGCATCCGGCAGGGCGTCCTGGAGACCGAGCAGGCCACCCGCAAGTCCCTGGGTTAGGCGGCCACCGGCGTCCGGTCACGGCGGGGCAGCAACAGCGGCGTCGCCAGCACGAGTACCCCGGCGATCCCGATCGCCCACCGCGGCCCGGCCAGACTGGCGAGCAACCCCCAGAGCGCAGTCAGCGTGGCGATCGATGCCTTCGTGCTGACCGACCACGCCGACAGCGTCCGCGCGATGCGGTCCGCCGGGAGCTGTTCGAGCCGGTAGGTCGCGAGCACCGGGTTGAAGACGCTGCAGCTGGCGATCAGGCCGAACTCGACGACCATGACGTAGACCAATCCGCCGGTGCCTGCCGGGATGAACGCCAGAGCGGGCAGCCAGAGCGCCCGGATCGCGCCCGCCGTGATCAGGACGGGGTGCCGCCCGAACTTCGCGACGAGCCGCGGGGTCAGCCGCGAGCCGGCGAGCCCGCCGAGGCACGGAACGGCGAACGCGAGCCCGTACTGCCAGGGCGGGAACCCGAGCTGGTTGAGCATCAGCACGGCGAGCAGCGGTTCGGTGCCCATGACCAGGCCGTTGAACACCATGGCGTTGAACAGCAGCGGCCGCAGTCCCCGGTGTGCGAGCAGGAAGCGCCAGCCGTCGGCGAGATCGCGCGGCCGCAGCCGGGTGGCGCTGCGCGGGCGCGGTTCGTCCCCGCCGATCGCGCGGATCCCGAGCGCGGAGAGCAGGAAGCTGACGGCGTTGGCGACCACCGACGTCACCGGCCCGAACAGCGCGAACGCGGCGCCGCCGAGCGGCGGCCCGAGCGCGGTGGCGGTCCAGTTGGTGGACTCGAACCGGCCGTTGGCGACGAGCAGGTCTTCGGGCGGCACCAGGCCCTTGAGGAAGGCACCGCTGGCGGAGGTGAAGGTGATGTCCGCCGCGGCGACGACCACCGAGACGGCCAGCAGCTGGGCGAAGCTCAGCACACCGAGGCCATAGGCGGCCGGAACGCTGACCAGCGAGCCGAACCGCACGAGGTCCATGGCCACCATCACCGGCTGCTTCCGCCGCCGATCGACCCAAGGCCCCAGCGGAACGGCAACAAGCGCCCCCACGGCAGGCCCGACGGCGGCCAGCGCCGAGACGGCCGCGGGTCCGGAGTGGAGGACGAGGATCGCGAGCATGGGGAAGGCCCCGAAGCCGAGCCAGGTCCCGAAGGCGCTGACTGCGTAGGCCGACCAGAGCCACCTGAACCGCGGCCCCAGCGACCGCCCGCGCATCACCTGCCAGATCAAAGCGGCGCCGGCTGCGCGGGGCAACCGACATACCGCAGTGAGGCCGGCATCTTGCGGTGAAGCCGGTTGTGCACATGTGGCACCGGTTGTGGACAACTTCGCCTGGAGGCCGAGCTTGAGTGGTCGGGGCGGGATCGCCTCGGGGGGCCGCCGTCGCGATCTTGTGGCTGGCCGCCCGGTGGCGCGTACTACGCCGACTTCGCGGCTGCGTTCAGCCTGCGGATCGACGCAACCGGCTCGAACTTCGGCACCGAGGTCGTCGTGGACACGATCGCGAAGTCCGGCGAGGTGGCGACCTTGGTCGGTGCCTGGAGCCGGGGGTGGTGGCCGGCCGGGCACGGCTTGCGCGCGTGCCGATCGAAGCGCCTGTACCGGTGTACCCGCATCCGCTGGTGTGGCGGCGAGGCAACGCGCACCCCGGGCTCATCGCCCTCCGGCGTCACCTCGCGAAGAGCGATGCGTGGCGGCCGGGCTGGGGTCAGCCGAGCCAGACCGTGCCCAGTACCGGGTAGCCCGGCAGGCCCGTCTTGGCCGCTCCCGGGCGGGGTACGCCCGCGATCCACAAGCGGCCCGTTGCCGCGATGTTCGCCGCCATCGAGGGGTCGGCCTTGGGGAGGCGGAACGGGACCACGCGGCCGTCCGCCAGCATTGTCAGGCCGCTGAGCCTGGCCGCTCCGTGGCGGGTCATGCGGACCGGGCCGTCGAGGACCGCTCGGAGTTCCGTCCAGTGGTCCGCCGCCAAGGGGCGGTCGTGGGCGAATGCGCGCAGCACCGCCGCGACGGCTCCCAGCAGTGCGCCCGCGCCGAACGTCCACGCCAGCCAGCCCACGGCCGGGAAGTCGAGGGCGACCCAGCCCGCGAACCCGGCCAGCACCAGCAGGAACGCCGCCGTCGCGCGGCGGTCGCGGGCGATCTGGCGGCGGTGGGCCGTCAGCACCGGGTCGAGCCTCGGGGAACCGGAGCCGGCCGGTGCGGGCACCGGGAGCGCGCCCGGCGGCGGGCCGTCGTGGACGCGGCCGCGGCGGAGGCGCACCACGCCGGAGAAGCCGACGAACACCTTCGGGCCGCGGCCCAGCAGCCACACCCGCCGGTGGCCTGCCACCAGCAACCGGTGGGCTTCGTCGAGGCGGACGCGCAGCCAGCGCCCGTCCGGCAGGCGGACGGCGACCGTCCGCCCGGCGGCGACCAGGCCGTCGGCGGTGATGTCCACCAGCCGGAACGCTTCCCGCTTGAGCCGCGCCTCGGGCACCCGCACGTACGCGCGGTGGAGCCACCACGCCTCGATCGCGCCGGCCAGCGCGAACGTGCCGATCAGCAGCGCCACCCCGGCGCCGGCGACGAACTGGACCACGCCGAACGCCAGGAAGAACCCCGCCACCAGGCGCTGGTTCGCGGTGTCGCGGCCCAGGCGGTCGAGGTACTCGCCGAAGATCGGCAGGGCCCCGGAGGGCATGGCGGGGTCGAGCTCGAAAGCGCGGACGCTCTCGGGGACCGGGACGATCGGCACGCGGAACCCCCAGGGGCTCGGGTTGTCACCCCCTTTTCGGCAAAGTGGGCACCGGCGTTACCGGATGCGCCGGTCAACGGAAACGACGTGATCGCCACGACTACCCAGACCGCCGAATTCAGGTTAGGCTCACCTAACTAGGAGGTGAGCCGTGACCGAGGCACCCACATCCGTCCGCCGCCCGCCGGCGCCGAACCCCGCCGAGCGCGCCAAGACGATCGCGACCCGCAACGGCCCCGCGTCGTTGCTGCCGACCTGCGACCGCGCGGACCTCGACGGCGAGCGCGTCGTGCCGCTCCTGCACCACGTGCACCACAGCGGCAGCGTCAGCGTGCTGCTGCCCGACGAGCACCCGATGGTCCGGGCGGCGAAGCAGACCCAGCGCGGCGAGCTGGCCGTGATGGTCGAGCTCGCCGACCAGGCCCCGGTCGCCCTGCGGGAACCGATCCGCGGGCTGCTGTGGATCACCGGCTGGCTGCGGCCGCTTTCACCGGTTTCGGCCCGTTCGCGAGCGGTGGCGATCGCCGAAACGCGGCCGGACGAGCGGCTCCTCGACGTCGGCCACGGCGTCACGCTGCTGCGGCTCACCCCGGCGTCGCTCGTGCTCGCCGACGCCGAGGGCACGCACTCGCTGCGCCCGCACATGTTCAGCGCCGCGCCGCCCGACCCGTTCCACGACTACGAGGCCCACTGGCTGCGGCACCTGGAGAGCGACCACGCCGACGTCGTCGAGCAGCTGGCCAAGCACCTGCCGGCGGAGCTGCGCGGCGGCCGGATCCGCCCGCTCGGGCTCGACCGGTTCGGGCTGCGGCTGCGCGTCGAGTCCGCCACCGGCGACCACGACGTGCGGCTGGCGTTCTCGAAGTCCGTCGAGAACCCGGCGCAGCTCGCGTCGGAGCTGCGCCGGCTCGTCGGCTGCCCGTTCCTGCGCGGGCGGTCAGGCTAGTTCGGCGGGGAAGCCGCCCTTCGCGATCGGCCCCCAGCTTTCGATCGTCACGCGGATGATGCTCTTGCCCTGCTTGACCATGGCCTCGCGGTATTCGGTCCAGTCCGGGTGTTCGCCGGAAATGGCGCGGAAGTACTCCACGAGCGGCTCGACCGATTCCGGGATGTCCAGCACCTCGGCGGTGCCGTTCAGCTGCACCCACTGGTCGTTCCACTCGTCGGACAGGATGCAGGCCGACACCTTCGGGTTGCGCTTGACGTTCACGACCTTCGCGCGCTTCGGGTAGGTCGAGATGACCAGCCTGCCCTCGGCGTCGACGCCGCAGGTGACCGGCGAGAGCTGCGGGCCGCCGTCGGCCTTCGTGGTCAGCAGGATCGCGCGGTGGCGGGTCGACAGGAACTCGACCAGCGCGGCACGGTCGACGGTTTCGTTGGTGGCGATGCTCCTCGGCATACCCCGAAGGTAGCGTGCGTCCATGACGTTCACCGCGCGATCGTGGCTGGCCCCGGCCCGGCCGTCGTTCCCGGAGCCGATCGACGACCCGCGCGAGCGCCGCGCGATCAAGCTCGAGCTGCTG
Encoded proteins:
- a CDS encoding MFS transporter, whose amino-acid sequence is MMRGRSLGPRFRWLWSAYAVSAFGTWLGFGAFPMLAILVLHSGPAAVSALAAVGPAVGALVAVPLGPWVDRRRKQPVMVAMDLVRFGSLVSVPAAYGLGVLSFAQLLAVSVVVAAADITFTSASGAFLKGLVPPEDLLVANGRFESTNWTATALGPPLGGAAFALFGPVTSVVANAVSFLLSALGIRAIGGDEPRPRSATRLRPRDLADGWRFLLAHRGLRPLLFNAMVFNGLVMGTEPLLAVLMLNQLGFPPWQYGLAFAVPCLGGLAGSRLTPRLVAKFGRHPVLITAGAIRALWLPALAFIPAGTGGLVYVMVVEFGLIASCSVFNPVLATYRLEQLPADRIARTLSAWSVSTKASIATLTALWGLLASLAGPRWAIGIAGVLVLATPLLLPRRDRTPVAA
- a CDS encoding DUF2470 domain-containing protein, giving the protein MTEAPTSVRRPPAPNPAERAKTIATRNGPASLLPTCDRADLDGERVVPLLHHVHHSGSVSVLLPDEHPMVRAAKQTQRGELAVMVELADQAPVALREPIRGLLWITGWLRPLSPVSARSRAVAIAETRPDERLLDVGHGVTLLRLTPASLVLADAEGTHSLRPHMFSAAPPDPFHDYEAHWLRHLESDHADVVEQLAKHLPAELRGGRIRPLGLDRFGLRLRVESATGDHDVRLAFSKSVENPAQLASELRRLVGCPFLRGRSG
- a CDS encoding PPOX class F420-dependent oxidoreductase, with product MPRSIATNETVDRAALVEFLSTRHRAILLTTKADGGPQLSPVTCGVDAEGRLVISTYPKRAKVVNVKRNPKVSACILSDEWNDQWVQLNGTAEVLDIPESVEPLVEYFRAISGEHPDWTEYREAMVKQGKSIIRVTIESWGPIAKGGFPAELA